A genomic stretch from Anas platyrhynchos isolate ZD024472 breed Pekin duck chromosome 39, IASCAAS_PekinDuck_T2T, whole genome shotgun sequence includes:
- the LOC119714762 gene encoding olfactory receptor 14C36-like — MAYDRYVAICKPLHYGSLLGSRACAQMAAAAWGSGFLNAVLHTANTFSLPLCQGNAVDQFFCEIPHILKLSCSDAYLREVRALVFSVSLTFGCFVFIMVSYVQIFRAVLRMPSEQGRHKAFSMCLPHLAVVCLFINTGMFAYLKPPSISFPSMDLVVAVLYSVVPPVLNPLIYSMRNQDLKDAVRKIFGNLLSWNQ, encoded by the coding sequence atggcctatgaccgctacgttgccatttgcaagcccctgcactacgggagcctgctgggcagcagagcttgtgcccagatggcagcagctgcctggggcagtggctttctcaatgctgtcctgcacacggccaacacattttccctgcccctctgccaaggcaatgctgtggaccagttcttctgtgaaatcccccacatcctcaagctctcctgctcagatgcctacctcagggaagtcaGGGCtcttgtgtttagtgtttctttaacatttggttgttttgttttcattatggtgtcctatgtgcagatcttcagggcagtgctgaggatgccctctgagcagggccggcacaaagccttttccatgtgcctccctcacctggctgtggtctgtCTGTTTATCAacactggcatgtttgcctacctgaagcccccctccatctccttcccATCCATGGATCTTgttgtggcagttctgtactcggttgTACCTCCAGtactgaaccccctcatctacagcatgaggaaccaggatcTCAAGGATGCAGTAAGGAAAATCTTTGGAAACCTGCTTTCTTGGAATCAATAA